One Triticum dicoccoides isolate Atlit2015 ecotype Zavitan chromosome 5B, WEW_v2.0, whole genome shotgun sequence genomic window carries:
- the LOC119305743 gene encoding condensin-2 complex subunit H2-like gives MEEGSGGGEGSTGGGRFPILQAGRDPESNWEVDVAKSLEEYLLKICSGEISGEDFNFAEAALLLQGSVQVYSRKVEYLYSLVLHALEFLSQNKPDRQEKGSAEANENDPSTTPNKEDDMFLGLDDVPAETRTTLDNNLDRDDLRRKIVRPPANLLVFEGDCVDSEASELDSYLLATCGFYGDFVLLDPCDAPAVFAFLQGKKSCKEDILPHRGGSAPSKARHKAFTSPNARSGGTARRKTPGEVLGNAVQPEIEKPQEMNPGKSPAKDWSDHPGDLTPDPSMSQPDYVDPGSPDPGDDSDDEDPYKSLDPHEPGNLKIIPYKRVKCFSRQVIGAPEKKTLAYVFPVARVDNVVSPELTKYFAVHISQQEKLDVSQSVYETLRMSFETGDEKCETVGDPKDDNHPNPSVHYFSDDDEPDIPNDPDVPYPDDEPDIPNEPAVNKSDDEGRVTQRRLVEHKRLADLCQSHLKALLRRIAEAGQQSELDARVSIWRQRIEHALEEQDRSPPFDVGLYGEQILDTLSSRTDTGTASFSQIVSGKPKYEVARTFSALLQLVNGRCVDLDKGQVMNELVCYTAANPFHVKLIDPNRRPEMEACFTRKRVKSPERRSCDEGGEPSQVQLKKNAPKNGKVSSVKVAARLTPEGKRRRRSGPLLQPFSLESS, from the exons ATGgaggagggcagcggcggcggggagggGAGCACGGGCGGGGGGAGGTTCCCGATACTGCAGGCGGGCCGGGACCCCGAGTCCAACTGGGAGGTGGACGTCGCCAAGAGCCTCGAGGAGTACCTCCTCAAGATCTGCTCAGGCGAGATCTCCGGCGAAGACTTCAACTTCGCCGAAG CGGCGCTATTGCTCCAAGGATCGGTTCAAGTTTACAGCCGCAAGGTGGAGTACTTGTACTCGTTGGTGCTACATGCACTGGAATTTCTATCGCAAAATAA GCCAGATCGACAAGAAAAGGGTTCTGCTGAAGCTAATGAAAATGACCCTAGCACTACTCCCAACAAAGAAGATGATATGTTTCTGGGTTTGGATGATGTCCCAG CGGAAACAAGGACCACTTTGGATAATAATCTTGACCGGGATGACTTGCGAAGAAAAATTGTGAGGCCACCAGCAAATTTATTGGTGTTCGAAGGAGACTGTGTCGATAGCGAAGCCAGTGAGCTGGATTCGTATTTG TTAGCAACATGTGGTTTCTATGGAGATTTCGTCCTGCTGGATCCTTGTGATGCACCAGCTGTTTTTGCCTTCCTGCAAGGAAAAAAATCATGCAAAGAAGATATTCTGCCTCATAGAGGTGGCTCAGCACCATCTAAAGCCCGACACAAAGCCTTCACTTCCCCAAATGCAAGATCAGGGGGTACTGCTCGTAGAAAAACTCCTGGTGAAGTCCTGGGAAATGCAGTTCAACCGGAGATTGAAAAACCTCAAGAAATGAATCCAGGTAAAAGTCCAGCGAAAGACTGGAGTGATCATCCTGGTGACCTTACTCCTGATCCCAGCATGTCCCAGCCAGATTATGTAGACCCTGGATCCCCAGATCCTGGGGATGATTCCGATGACGAGGATCCTTATAAATCTTTGGATCCACATGAACCTGGCAACCTAAAGATCATACCTTATAAGAGAG TAAAATGTTTTTCAAGGCAAGTTATTGGCGCTCCTGAGAAGAAAACTCTTGCATATGTATTTCCTGTTGCAAGGGTGGACAATGTTGTTAGTCCCGAGCTAACAAAATATTTTGCAGTACATATTTCTCAGCAGGAAAAACTCGATGTCTCCCAATCAGTTTATGAAACG CTTAGGATGTCATTTGAAACTGGTGACGAAAAGTGTGAAACAGTTGGAGATCCAAAGGATGACAATCATCCCAATCCTAGTGTGCATTATTTCAGTGACGATGATGAGCCAGACATCCCAAATGATCCAGATGTTCCATATCCAGATGATGAGCCTGACATCCCAAATGAGCCTGCAGTCAATAAG AGTGATGATGAGGGTCGAGTTACACAGCGGAGATTGGTTGAACATAAAAGACTTGCGGATTTATGTCAGTCGCATCTG AAGGCTCTCCTTCGTAGGATAGCTGAGGCGGGACAACAAAGCGAGCTGGATGCACGAGTTTCAATATGGAGACAGCGGATCGAGCATGCCTTGGAAGAGCAG GATAGAAGTCCACCGTTCGATGTCGGTTTATACGGGGAGCAAATCCTTGACACACTCTCATCAAGAACCGACACAGGGACCGCATCGTTCAGTCAGATTGTTAGCGGCAAACCAAAGTACGAGGTTGCTAGAACGTTCTCCGCCCTTCTCCAGTTG GTGAACGGCAGATGCGTTGATCTAGACAAAGGACAGGTCATGAACGAATTGGTGTGTTACACGGCTGCCAACCCGTTCCATGTAAAGCTGATTGATCCCAACCGTAGGCCAGAGATGGAGGCATGTTTCACGCGCAAGAGGGTCAAGTCCCCTGAACGACGAAGTTGTGATGAAGGGGGCGAGCCGTCTCAGGTGCAACTGAAGAAGAATGCGCCTAAGAATGGCAAGGTCTCTTCGGTTAAGGTCGCAGCGAGGTTGACCCCTGAAGGAAAACGGAGGCGAAGGTCTGGTCCGCTGCTGCAGCCATTCAGTCTGGAGTCCAGCTGA